A single region of the Zonotrichia albicollis isolate bZonAlb1 chromosome 16, bZonAlb1.hap1, whole genome shotgun sequence genome encodes:
- the NME3 gene encoding nucleoside diphosphate kinase 3 isoform X2: protein MVPRRAGTARGERGPFKSGAAMICLVLGLFAGLFHNALGGVHERTFVAIKPDGVQRRLVGEIIRRFERKGLQLVGMKLLQVWQGLDVVKTVRSMIGETNPAESRPGTIRGDFCVEVGKNVIHGSDSVESAQQEISLWFRPEELPCWEDTAARWIYE, encoded by the exons ATGGTTCCGCGGCGAGCGGGGACAGCGAGGGGGGAGCGCGGCCCCTTTAAGAGCGGCGCCGCCATGATCTGCCTGGTGCTGGGGCTCTTCGCCGGCCTCTTCCACAATG ccctcgGCGGGGTCCATGAACGAACCTTCGTGGCCATCAAACCGGACGGGGTGCAGCGGCGCCTGGTGGGGGAGATCATCCGGCGCTTCGAGAggaaggggctgcagctggtggggatgaagctgctgcag GTCTGGCAGGGCCTGGATGTGGTGAAAACTGTTCGCTCCATGATCGGGGAGACCAACCCAGCTGAGTCCAGGCCTGGCACCATCCGAGGAGACTTCTGTGTTGAAGTTGGCAA GAACGTGATCCATGGCAGTGACTCAgtggagagtgcccagcaggagATCTCGCTGTGGTTCCGGCCCGAGGAGCTGCCGTGCTGGGAGGACACGGCTGCACGCTGGATCTACGAGTGA
- the NME3 gene encoding nucleoside diphosphate kinase 3 isoform X1 encodes MVPRRAGTARGERGPFKSGAAMICLVLGLFAGLFHNALGGVHERTFVAIKPDGVQRRLVGEIIRRFERKGLQLVGMKLLQASEELLKEHYSALRDRPFYGRLVKYMSSGPIVAMVWQGLDVVKTVRSMIGETNPAESRPGTIRGDFCVEVGKNVIHGSDSVESAQQEISLWFRPEELPCWEDTAARWIYE; translated from the exons ATGGTTCCGCGGCGAGCGGGGACAGCGAGGGGGGAGCGCGGCCCCTTTAAGAGCGGCGCCGCCATGATCTGCCTGGTGCTGGGGCTCTTCGCCGGCCTCTTCCACAATG ccctcgGCGGGGTCCATGAACGAACCTTCGTGGCCATCAAACCGGACGGGGTGCAGCGGCGCCTGGTGGGGGAGATCATCCGGCGCTTCGAGAggaaggggctgcagctggtggggatgaagctgctgcag gcctcggaggagctgctgaaggagcactACAGCGCCCTGCGGGACCGGCCCTTCTACGGCCGCCTGGTGAAGTACATGAGCTCCGGGCCCATCGTGGCCATG GTCTGGCAGGGCCTGGATGTGGTGAAAACTGTTCGCTCCATGATCGGGGAGACCAACCCAGCTGAGTCCAGGCCTGGCACCATCCGAGGAGACTTCTGTGTTGAAGTTGGCAA GAACGTGATCCATGGCAGTGACTCAgtggagagtgcccagcaggagATCTCGCTGTGGTTCCGGCCCGAGGAGCTGCCGTGCTGGGAGGACACGGCTGCACGCTGGATCTACGAGTGA